In Osmerus mordax isolate fOsmMor3 chromosome 24, fOsmMor3.pri, whole genome shotgun sequence, the following are encoded in one genomic region:
- the LOC136932615 gene encoding proliferating cell nuclear antigen yields the protein MFEARLVQGSILKKVLEALKDLITEACWDVSSSGISLQSMDSSHVSLVQLTLRSDGFDSYRCDRNLAMGVNLTSMSKILKCAGNEDTITLRAEDNADTLALVFETLNQEKVSDYEMKLMDLDVEQLGIPEQEYSCVVKMPSGEFARICRDLSQIGDAVMISCAKDGVKFSATGELGTGNVKLSQTSNVDKEEEAVSIEMNEPVQLIFALNYLNFFTKATPLSKTVILSMSADIPLVVEYKIADMGHVKYYLAPKIDEEAS from the exons ATGTTTGAGGCTCGTTTGGTCCAGGGCTCTATCCTGAAGAAGGTTTTGGAGGCTCTGAAAGATTTAATCACAGAGGCGTGTTGGGACGTCAGCTCGTCCGGCATCTCACTCCAGAGCATGGACTCTTCTCACGTTTCCCTCGTCCAGCTCACCCTTCGCAGCGATGGCTTTGACTCATATCGCTGCGACAGAAACCTCGCCATGGGAGTCAATCTGACCAG CATGTCAAAGATCCTGAAGTGTGCTGGGAACGAAGACACCATCACCCTGAGAGCGGAGGACAACGCTGACACGCTGGCCCTTGTGTTTGAGACGCTCA ACCAAGAGAAGGTCTCAGACTATGAGATGAAGCTGATGGACCTTGATGTGGAGCAGCTGGGGATCCCA GAACAGGAGTACAGCTGTGTTGTGAAAATGCCATCGGGGGAGTTTGCTCGTATATGCCGGGACCTGTCCCAGATTGGGGATGCGGTCATGATCTCCTGCGCCAAAGACGGAGTAAAGTTCTCCGCCACCGGAGAACTGGGAACGGGCAACGTTAAGTTGTCCCAGACCAGCAAcgtggacaaggaggaggaggct GTCAGCATTGAGATGAATGAGCCGGTCCAGCTTATCTTCGCTCTCAACTACCTGAACTTCTTCACCAAGGCCACGCCTCTGTCCAAAACTGTCATCCTCAGCATGTCTGCAGACATCCCTCTGG TGGTGGAGTACAAGATTGCTGACATGGGCCACGTCAAATACTACCTGGCTCCCAAGATCGACGAGGAAGCGTCTTAG